The Bifidobacterium sp. WK012_4_13 genome contains the following window.
ATGGCGGGACAGAAAATCCGCATCAGGCTTAAGTCCTATGACCATGAGGTCATCGACCAGTCGGCGAAGAAAATTGTCGAGACAGTGACGAATGCGGGTGCAACGGTTGTTGGCCCAGTTCCTCTGCCGACAGAGAAGAACGTATTTTGTGTCATCCGTTCTCCTCATAAATACAAGGATTCTCGCGAGCACTTTGAGATGCGTACGCATAAGCGTCTCATCGATATCGTCGATCCCACACCTAAGGCTGTGGATTCATTGATGCATATCGACCTGCCCGCAGATGTCAATATCGAGATCAAGCTCTAGGGGGGAGGGAACCGTTATGACTGCACAGCAAGCACATCGCACTGCGCTGCTTGGCAAGAAGCTAGGTATGTCGCAAGTCTGGGACGAGAACGGCTTCTTCGTTCCAGTGACACTGGTGGACGTTTCCACCAACGTAGTCACCGCTGTCAAGACCGAGGCAACTGACGGCTATCACGCCGTCCAGATCGGTTATGGACAGATTGACCCGCTCAAGGTGACCAAGCCACTCGCAGGTCATTTTGCAAAGGCCGGTGTCACGCCTCGTCGCCACCTCGTTGAGGTTCGCACCGAGGACGCAGACAACTACACGCCAGGTCAAGAGCTGACCGTGGAACTGCTTCCTGAAGGCGCTCAGGTTGATGTCACAGGCACCAGCAAGGGCAAGGGCTTCGCAGGAACCATCAAGCGCTGGGGCTTCAAGTCCTATCGTCGTACCCACGGTTCACACAAAAACGAACGTCGTCCAGGTTCAGTCGGCGCATGCGCCACACCAGGTCGCATTCTCAAGGGCAAGCATATGGCTGGCCGCATGGGCAATGAGACTTCAACGACTTTGAATCTGACCATCGTGTCTGCGGATTCAACCAATGGAATCATCGCCGTGAAGGGCGCTGTTCCAGGACCAAAGGGCAGCATCGTTCTCGTTCGTTCCGCAGTGAAGGGGGCCTGAAACCATGGCTAACATTTCTCTGAACGTTACCGATGCTTCGGGCAAGTCCACGTCAACAGTGGAAGCTCCCGAGGATTTGTTCGGAATCTCATCTGAAGACATTCAAAGCCACATTCCGCTGGTTCATCAGGTGGTCGTGGCTCAGCTTGCAGCTGCTCGTCAGGGCACTCATGCCGTGAAGACCCGTTCCACCGTTGCAGGTGGCGGTCGCAAGCCATGGAAGCAGAAGGGAACCGGTCGCGCTCGACAGGGTTCGATTCGCTCTCCTCAATGGGCTGGCGGTGCAATCGTTCACGGACCAGTTCCACGTGACTACTCGCAGCGCACTCCCAAGAAGATGAAGGCGGCGGCACTTCGCTACATGCTTTCAGACCGTGCAAATGCGGGTCGCGTGCACGTCGTTGAATTCGGCATCACCGACACCCCATCCACAAAGGCTGCGAATGCAGTGCTGCTTCAGGTTGCCGAACAGCGTTTCGCAACCGTGGTTCTGTCACGAGAGAACGTCAACGAGTGGCTTTCCGTCAGGAATCTGCCAACCGTCCATGTTCTCTTCGCAGATCAGCTCAACACATACGACGTGGTCACCGCTCAGGATCTCGTTTTCAGCAAGGATGGCTTCGATGCCTTCATCGCAGTGAAAACAGGTTCCGAGACCGCTGTCGCCAAGGAGGCCTGATTCTCATGTCAGTAATTCATAAGCCATTGCATGATGTCATCATCAAGCCAGTTGTTTCCGAGAAGAGCTATGCGAATTCAGATCGCGGCCAATACACCTTTGTGGTCGCTCCGAATGCGAACAAGGTTCAGATCAAGCAAGCAATTGAGCAGATCTTCAATGTCAAGGTAACGAACGTCAATACCTTCAACCGTCGCGGAAAGACGCAGCGCACTCGCACCGGCTTTGGCCAGCGTGCAGATCAGAAGCGTGCCATCGTATCCGTCGCTGAAGGTCAGACCATTGATATCTTCGGCAACTGAAGGCTAGCCGACAAAAGTTAGGAAGAACTACATTATGGCTATCCGCACATATAAGCCGACTACTGCGGGCCGTCGCAATGCGTCTGTTTCGGATTTCTCCGAAATAACACGCTCGACGCCTGAGAAGTCGCTTCTGCGCAAACTCAGCAAGACTGGCGGTCGTAACTCATACGGTCGCATCACCAGCCGCCATCGTGGCGGCGGGCATAAGCGTCAATACCGTCTCATCGATTTCAGGCGTTGGGATAAGGATGGCGTTCCAGCAACGGTTGCGCACATCGAATATGATCCAAATCGTTCGGCTCGCATTGCGCTGCTTCACTTCGCCGATGGCGAGAAGCGCTACATCGTCGCCCCGGAAGGCATCAAGCAGGGAGATCGAATCGAGACAGGCGCTCAGGCCGATATCAAGCCTGGCAACAATCTGCCTCTTCGCAACATCCCAACTGGTACCGTCGTGCATGCGATTGAGCTTCGTCCACTTGGTGGCGCGAAGATCGCTCGTTCGGCCGGCGCTGCCGTGCAGCTCGTTGCAAAGGATGGCGCTTTCGCTCAGCTGCGCATGCCATCCGGTGAAATCAGGAACGTGGATGCACGTTGCCGCGCAACGATTGGTGAAGTCGGTAACTCAGACCATGCAAACCTTCAGTTGGGTAAGGCTGGTCGCGCACGTTGGGTAGGCAAGCGTCCTATCACACGTGGTGAATCCATGAATCCTGTCGACCATCCACATGGTGGTCGTACGCGCGGTGGCAAGCCGCCGGTTTCGCCTTGGGGCAAGGGTGAGGTTCGTACACGTCATCCGAAGAAGGCTTCGAACAAGATGATTGTTCGTCGTCGTCCCAATGGTAAGAACCGCAAGTAAGGGAGTGTCGAAAAGATGACTCGAAGCATCAAGAAGGGCCCATTCGTCGACGCCCACTTGCAGAAGAAAGTCGACGTGCAGAACGAAAAGGGTACGAAGAACGTTATCAAGACGTGGTCACGCAGGTCGATGATCACTCCTGACTTCATCGGACACACCTTCGCTGTTCACGATGGTCGTAAGCATGTTCCGGTGTTCGTCACCGAGGCGATGGTCGGTCACAAGCTCGGTGAGTTTGCGCCAACCCGCACCTTCAAGGGACATGTGAAGGACGATAAGAAAGTACGCCGCTGAGGCGAGGAAGAGTAGAGACACATGGAAGCTAAAGCAATCGCTCGTCACGTACGCGTGACGCCGCGCAAGGCTCGCCGCATGGTCAACCTCATCCGAGGCAAGCAGGCGACAGAGGCTGTGACCGTTCTCAAGTTCGCTCCACAGGATGCGGCGGTTCCCGTCCGCAAGGTTCTGGAGAGCGCAATTGCGAATGCTCGCGTCAAGGCCGACAAGGCCAACGAGGCATTCCACGAGAACAATCTCGTGATCACTGAGACCTATGTTGATGAAGGCGTTACGCTGAAGCGTTTCCGTGCTCGTGCACAGGGCCGCGCAGCTCGCATCAATAAGAGGACCAGTCACATCACCGTGGTAGTGGCCGACAAGGAAGGAGCCCGATAATGGGACAGAAGATCAACCCCTTCGGGTATCGACTCGGCATTACCG
Protein-coding sequences here:
- the rplW gene encoding 50S ribosomal protein L23, whose protein sequence is MSVIHKPLHDVIIKPVVSEKSYANSDRGQYTFVVAPNANKVQIKQAIEQIFNVKVTNVNTFNRRGKTQRTRTGFGQRADQKRAIVSVAEGQTIDIFGN
- the rplC gene encoding 50S ribosomal protein L3; amino-acid sequence: MTAQQAHRTALLGKKLGMSQVWDENGFFVPVTLVDVSTNVVTAVKTEATDGYHAVQIGYGQIDPLKVTKPLAGHFAKAGVTPRRHLVEVRTEDADNYTPGQELTVELLPEGAQVDVTGTSKGKGFAGTIKRWGFKSYRRTHGSHKNERRPGSVGACATPGRILKGKHMAGRMGNETSTTLNLTIVSADSTNGIIAVKGAVPGPKGSIVLVRSAVKGA
- the rplD gene encoding 50S ribosomal protein L4, whose protein sequence is MANISLNVTDASGKSTSTVEAPEDLFGISSEDIQSHIPLVHQVVVAQLAAARQGTHAVKTRSTVAGGGRKPWKQKGTGRARQGSIRSPQWAGGAIVHGPVPRDYSQRTPKKMKAAALRYMLSDRANAGRVHVVEFGITDTPSTKAANAVLLQVAEQRFATVVLSRENVNEWLSVRNLPTVHVLFADQLNTYDVVTAQDLVFSKDGFDAFIAVKTGSETAVAKEA
- the rplV gene encoding 50S ribosomal protein L22, whose product is MEAKAIARHVRVTPRKARRMVNLIRGKQATEAVTVLKFAPQDAAVPVRKVLESAIANARVKADKANEAFHENNLVITETYVDEGVTLKRFRARAQGRAARINKRTSHITVVVADKEGAR
- the rplB gene encoding 50S ribosomal protein L2; translation: MAIRTYKPTTAGRRNASVSDFSEITRSTPEKSLLRKLSKTGGRNSYGRITSRHRGGGHKRQYRLIDFRRWDKDGVPATVAHIEYDPNRSARIALLHFADGEKRYIVAPEGIKQGDRIETGAQADIKPGNNLPLRNIPTGTVVHAIELRPLGGAKIARSAGAAVQLVAKDGAFAQLRMPSGEIRNVDARCRATIGEVGNSDHANLQLGKAGRARWVGKRPITRGESMNPVDHPHGGRTRGGKPPVSPWGKGEVRTRHPKKASNKMIVRRRPNGKNRK
- the rpsS gene encoding 30S ribosomal protein S19 — encoded protein: MTRSIKKGPFVDAHLQKKVDVQNEKGTKNVIKTWSRRSMITPDFIGHTFAVHDGRKHVPVFVTEAMVGHKLGEFAPTRTFKGHVKDDKKVRR
- the rpsJ gene encoding 30S ribosomal protein S10, which codes for MAGQKIRIRLKSYDHEVIDQSAKKIVETVTNAGATVVGPVPLPTEKNVFCVIRSPHKYKDSREHFEMRTHKRLIDIVDPTPKAVDSLMHIDLPADVNIEIKL